The sequence below is a genomic window from Vigna radiata var. radiata cultivar VC1973A unplaced genomic scaffold, Vradiata_ver6 scaffold_7, whole genome shotgun sequence.
TAACTTTGCTGTTGGTTGGCCCATTGTCTTATGTTTTCGCTGATACTAGTGCCTTTGATAAAGGTTGCTTCCAGTTATCTGATTGTGAAAATTCACCTTCTTTTTtatctgttttctcttttatgGGTCAGATTACCATATGGGGCATTTGTTCTAAGATTTCTTTATCAGCACGTTAATAGCAATGATCTGGATTCTGTACTACTTTCTATGCTTTTTTCGCTATAAATATTACCATTTCCAGTGATGGTTGCTGCTTCATTTTTATGCAGTGACATCTGATGCAAGCTTTCCTTATCACATAAAGATTCAAGGTATGGAAATGATACAGCTTAACTAAGCTTTGCAATGTTTCTCTGAGTCTGGGAtgttttaaatgtgtttgattGCTTGTTCAGTAAGTCTCTGACTGAGACTCAAAGTAGTGCAATGCTGGGGTTCTGGTAGCATTTATGGACAATGAAGTGTTAATGTGGTGCATTTGAATTATGTGCAGAATGGACCAAGGTTTTATTTATAGACATTGAGTTTTGATATCTTGTTGCATTTGTTTTTTCAGTGCATACAAGGGTGGGAAGGAAATGGCAAAAATCTCCATTTTGTTGGTGTGGTTTTGGCTACTAAGTGGCTGGACAGGATTGTTGGATGCAGAATACATGAAGTACAAGGACCCTAAACAATCAATTGACTCTCGGGTTGATGATCTTGTTAGCAGAATGACTCTTGAGGAGAAAATTGGTCAAATGTTGCAAATTGAACGCAAGTATGCATCTGCTGATTTGGTTAAGAAGTATTTTATTGGTAACCACCTGATCAaacttatttgattttcttgataTTTTCCTCTTTGGTATATTCATTCAATTGACCAATGATGAAAATCGTTTCTCTTTTTCGAGTAGGGAGTGTAATGAGTGAGGGAGGGAGTATTCCAGCTCCACAGGCTTCTGCTGAAACCTGGATTAACATGGTGAATGAATTTCAGAAGGGTGCTTTATCAACCCGGCTTGGAATTCCAATGTTTTATGGGATTGATGCTGTTCATGGTCACAATACTGTTTACAAAGCAACTATTTTTCCTCACAATGTTGGTCTTGGAGCAACCAGGTATATTGATATCAAAGAAGCACCCCTGtcttagcttttattttaaaaacatgttatattctaAAGACAATATAACTGATTCTGTTATTTGAACCATTGTGAGAAGACAATTCAGGCAACAGTTATACAGGCATATATAGGTTTGTGTGAGACTTGCATTGCCTAGTCTAGAAACTAAGCATAAATTGCTTTATCTGGTTTGTTCCTAGGAAAAACTTTCCTCTGTTTTGTTGTTATTGTCTTATTAGATCGGAAACTTGGGTATGTAAGTCATTTAGAAATTTCCCATAGCACAAATTGTTTTATTCTTATTCGATTCaatacatttatttgataaagaTTATAATGGATtgttgaaagtcccacatcgactagagatgaggccatttaagtgtatataagtgggtgcaaacctcatcctacaagttggttttgtagagttgagttaggcttaaagtccacttctaatatggatatttttatttttctggttAGGGACCCTGAATTAGTCAAGAGAATTGGTGCTGCAACTGCACTTGAAGTTAGAGCAACCGGAATTCAATATGCTTATGCACCTTGTATAGCAGTAAGTAACTAAAACTGGTCTTTTATGCTCCAAGTTACAGACATATCTAAAAGCATCATTATAATCTTCGAAGGTATGTAGAGATCCAAGATGGGGTCGGTGTTATGAAAGCTACAGTGAGGATCCTAAATTAGTTCAAGCCATGACTGAAATCATACCAGGCTTGCAAGGAGACATCCCTGATAATTTACCAAAGGGTGTCCCTTTTATCGCAGGAAAGtaagaattttgaaaacttaataACTTAATTTTGAGATGATTGTTTTATTATGAGTTACTTTTAAACCTTGGAGTTGATATTCATGCTCCTCATTCAGTTGAATTGTTAAACCTTCCCAAGAAGAAGAGTCATTACTTTAGTCATTGGTTTTGCTTGACTTGCAACAAAATGGTCTTAGACAAGGTTTTAGAAAACAGTGCAAATAGTAGCTGTAATGTAAAGGATTTTAAAGTCTCAATAACGGCTGCAATTGTAATTGCATTGCAATCATCCCAAAATATCTATACAAGCTTTATAAATCTTTTCCTTATATCCTAATCTAATACCTGTTCTAACATGGAACTTCAAgcttaataaacaaaattaccaTAGTTTAAAACAAGAACGTATAAATTTGATTGTCCTTTTTCTCcctttatattaatttttgttccATTCCTTACTTTTACACGAGCCTTAGGCCAAATGACCAAAAAGGAATATTGAATTTGTTCCCTAAAGCAAAGGATGAAAGACTTTGTACCTAAATCAATATGCTGCTTAGGTTATGCAGTACCATGCTATATTGATTTCTTATGTTACAATTATGCCATCTTTTGGTCAGTTAGTATTGTGTTTCTAAAAGACTTTTGCATTGCTCGACAGAGAAAAAGTTCTAGCTTCTGCTAAGCACTACGTGGGTGATGGTGGAACAATCAATGGGATTGATGAGAACAACACTGTTATTGACAGAGATGAATTGATGAAAATTCATATGCCAGCTTACTTCAATTCAATCAGCAAGGGTGTGGCAACCGTTATGGTTTCTTACTCCAGTTGGAATGGAGTAAAAATGCATACAAACCACGAACTCATTACTGGCTTCCTCAAGAATACTCTACATTTCAAGGTAAAATAACTTGGGTTGAATATGACATTGAAACCTGTTTATCATCCTATGGGTACAATTTTAAATGACACTTACATTTTCCTGAACTATACCAGGGCTTTGTTATTTCAGACTTTGAGGGTATTGATAGGATCACCTCTCCACCTCATTCAAACTTCACTTATTCAGTTGAAGCAGGGGTTTCTGCTGGCATTGACATGGTAATTTATGCCAAAAGTTTCTGAATTAAGGTATCACGTTCCAACAAGAACACAGTTAATATTGCTGTAAACTTTTCTTGATCTTGCAGTTCATGAATCCAAAGTTTTACATAGAATTCATCGATGATCTAACCATGTTGGTGAAAAAGAAGTTCATTCCTATGAGTAGAATTGATGATGCAGTGAGAAGAATTTTGTGGGTTAAGTTCATGATGggtatttttgaaaacccttttgcTGATTTCAGTTTGGTCAGATATTTGGGAATCCAGGTTAGctactttgtttttcttaaggTGTTTCCTTTAACTTCACTAAGTTCACAACAGGGATCATAGTGTtcaatgtttttgaaaattattaacaGGAGCATAGACAATTGGCTAGGGAAGCTGTAAGGAAATCTATGGTCCTTCTAAAAAATGGTCAATCTGCTGCCAACCCTTTATTGCCTCTTCCTAGAAAGGCACCCAAAATACTTGTGGCTGGAATCCATGCGGATAATCTAGGATATCAGTGTGGTGGCTGGACTATAGAATGGCAAGGATTCAGCGGAAACAATCTTCTCAAAGGtgaaaatttatacttttctttGAAGATTATATTATAACTCACTTTCATATTACAACTTTTGTTCCTTAATATTATTGTGAACCTTTGTGTGAGCAGGGACTACAATTCTCACAGCTTTGAAAAACACAGTTGATCCTGAAACCAAAGTGGTGTACAAGGAGAATCCTGATGCAGAATTTGTTAAATCTAATGAATTTTCATATGGCATAGTTGTAGTAGGAGAGCATCCTTATGCTGAGATGCATGGTGACAACATGAACTTGACAATCCCAGAGCCTGGTCCTGAGATGATAAGAAACGTGTGTGGAGTAACAAAATGTGTGGTTATTGTAATTTCTGGTCGTCCTTTGGTGATTGAACCATATGTTGGTATGATAGATGCACTTGTTGCTGCATGGCTTCCTGGTAGCGAAGGCCAAGGTGTGGCTGATGTTCTATATGGTGACTATGCTTTCACTGGAAAGCTTCCAAGAACATGGTTCAAATCTGTTGATCAACTGCCCATGAATGTTGGCGATCATCATTATGATCCCCTCTTCCCATTTGGGTTTGGCCTGTCTACCAAACCTAGTAAGAGTTTTTACTCTGCCTAGTTCTCATCTtcatttgtatatatattttttatgtaaaaaaaaaaacaataaagtgtattatgttgtttttaaaaGATAGGAATCATGATTATACCTGTCAAATTATTAATGAAACcgaaaaagctaaaaaaaatctcttattAAAAAACCTACAAAACTAAATATTCAGCCTATAAATCTTCATTTTAgcatgagaaaaatataatgataaatcccaaatatagaaataatatatttatagtgtATCCACAAATTTGGAAGCTTATATATCCTTTGCCTGG
It includes:
- the LOC106753860 gene encoding uncharacterized protein LOC106753860 isoform X1, translated to MDNEVLIAYKGGKEMAKISILLVWFWLLSGWTGLLDAEYMKYKDPKQSIDSRVDDLVSRMTLEEKIGQMLQIERKYASADLVKKYFIGSVMSEGGSIPAPQASAETWINMVNEFQKGALSTRLGIPMFYGIDAVHGHNTVYKATIFPHNVGLGATRDPELVKRIGAATALEVRATGIQYAYAPCIAVCRDPRWGRCYESYSEDPKLVQAMTEIIPGLQGDIPDNLPKGVPFIAGKEKVLASAKHYVGDGGTINGIDENNTVIDRDELMKIHMPAYFNSISKGVATVMVSYSSWNGVKMHTNHELITGFLKNTLHFKGFVISDFEGIDRITSPPHSNFTYSVEAGVSAGIDMFMNPKFYIEFIDDLTMLVKKKFIPMSRIDDAVRRILWVKFMMGIFENPFADFSLVRYLGIQEHRQLAREAVRKSMVLLKNGQSAANPLLPLPRKAPKILVAGIHADNLGYQCGGWTIEWQGFSGNNLLKGTTILTALKNTVDPETKVVYKENPDAEFVKSNEFSYGIVVVGEHPYAEMHGDNMNLTIPEPGPEMIRNVCGVTKCVVIVISGRPLVIEPYVGMIDALVAAWLPGSEGQGVADVLYGDYAFTGKLPRTWFKSVDQLPMNVGDHHYDPLFPFGFGLSTKPSKSFYSA
- the LOC106753860 gene encoding uncharacterized protein LOC106753860 isoform X2 translates to MAKISILLVWFWLLSGWTGLLDAEYMKYKDPKQSIDSRVDDLVSRMTLEEKIGQMLQIERKYASADLVKKYFIGSVMSEGGSIPAPQASAETWINMVNEFQKGALSTRLGIPMFYGIDAVHGHNTVYKATIFPHNVGLGATRDPELVKRIGAATALEVRATGIQYAYAPCIAVCRDPRWGRCYESYSEDPKLVQAMTEIIPGLQGDIPDNLPKGVPFIAGKEKVLASAKHYVGDGGTINGIDENNTVIDRDELMKIHMPAYFNSISKGVATVMVSYSSWNGVKMHTNHELITGFLKNTLHFKGFVISDFEGIDRITSPPHSNFTYSVEAGVSAGIDMFMNPKFYIEFIDDLTMLVKKKFIPMSRIDDAVRRILWVKFMMGIFENPFADFSLVRYLGIQEHRQLAREAVRKSMVLLKNGQSAANPLLPLPRKAPKILVAGIHADNLGYQCGGWTIEWQGFSGNNLLKGTTILTALKNTVDPETKVVYKENPDAEFVKSNEFSYGIVVVGEHPYAEMHGDNMNLTIPEPGPEMIRNVCGVTKCVVIVISGRPLVIEPYVGMIDALVAAWLPGSEGQGVADVLYGDYAFTGKLPRTWFKSVDQLPMNVGDHHYDPLFPFGFGLSTKPSKSFYSA